TTTAGGAGACGGCAGAAATAACTGGCTAATATTGCACCCCCAGTTTCCTCCTCTAGTCAGTGGCAACTCTGGATCCACTCTGGGTAGACCTATTGTGTGAACTGGAAGAAAAGGGAATTAATTGtttaatatttgtatttataAAATAAACAGTACTATAACTGACTTAAAAGCCATACTCTTACAAGAAGTGTAAgagtattgtaaactgccttgtgattctcagatgaagggttgtacagtggtgcctcgcaagacgaaattaattcgttccgcaactctcttcgtcttgcgagtttttcgtcttgtgatgcacggtttcccataggaatgcattgaaaatcaattaatgcgttcctagggaaaccgccttcagaccaggtccggggacagtctgtcccccgacctcttctgaaggctgggggggggggggacaagggcttttcttcccacccccagcattttaaaaaaccccgggacagcggaggacttctctgctgtccggggcaatcttaaaatgctggcgggcggcattttaaaatcgcccgggacagcggaggacttctccgctgtccggggcgatttaaaagcccctgggaaggcaggcaggggggacaaagattttcgccccccgcccgccttcagaagaggtccttgacctcttctgaaggcgggcgggggcgaaagtctttgctcccccctgcccgccttcctgggagagcggagaaaggcagcgcgtttctccgctgtcccggatggctttcgaaggcaggcaggggggagcaaagactttcgccccccgcccgccttcagaagaggtcctggacctcttctgaaggcgggcggggggcgaaattctttgctcccccccccttcaaaagctgtcctggacaggcttcgcggacctctccgcaagcagcgggagcgctcccgctgctagcggagagttgccagcatgccgaagcctgcgcgcgctgagatcagcgcgcccaggcttcgtggccccgccgcccggcatcggagcttcgttccgatgccgggcggtgggaggaggtccgaggacagtgggggagacgcgctgcgcttccccgctgtcccggagatttccctatgggctttcgtcttgcgaagcaagcccatagggaaattcgttttgcgaagcgcctccaaaatggaaaacccttttgtctagcgggttttccgtcttgtgaggcgttcgtcttgcggggtaccactgtatagaaatttaataaattaagaaGTGCTCAAAGCAGTTAAAAATGTGGGTGGAAGAAGAAAGCTGTTGTTATTCTAATATAGAGACACGTAATCGGCTATTGAAATCCATGTGCCGCTTCGTCTTAAATCTGTGTTTTCATTATAGAATTTATTTTTGCTGCTAAACTAGTTTCTTATATTTCAGAGTGCTGCAGCCACCGCAGCTACCTTGGCTTTGCCAGCTGGGGTTACTCCTGTTCAGCAGATACTGACAaattcaggtttgtttgtttgtttgtttgtttgtttgtttgtttgtttgtttctgtatgTGTCAATATGCATTTCTATAGTGTTATACTTTAGAATATCAAACAAAAAAATGTATcaaattatatattttggaagtggAGAATAAGAAACATAAAATCAAAGCacatggaggggaaggaaagggaaccACTTGCCTCATGGTCTTCTCCTGACTACCCACCATGCTAATGTCACCACCACTTGTTCTGTTTCTTGGGAGGCAATCCTGCAATCTTCATTATCAGAACATGGGGCATGAAGACCATAGACCAGACATGTGGGAGGGCAGGTTAGCAACTTGTTAAGCTGCATATTCACGTTAGCATGGcaactgcaggaggaggaggagagatgcaTCTTCTGCTTGCCCAAACAGTAAATGAGATCTCTCGGTGCTCAGTGCCAAGCCAGCGCCGGGGCAATTGTGTAGGAACAGCCACAACTGCGCCACACTATGCTTTTGAGCCTCCAAGAGTCCTCTAGTTCATTAATAATGCAGACAAAATGTAAGGTTAGATGAActcttggtctgattcagcaaggcAGCTCACATGATGCAAAACTGACATGGCTAAACAGTAAACTTGTAGGGTATCAATAGACATGTCATTGAGTTGAGAATTTTCCCAGTGTAACATTATTGGTTTCCTTTGTAAAAATGCTTcggttcatgtgtgtgtgtgtgtgtgtcagttcaTTGCATGATTGGCTCTTGGGTCAAGAGAATGTTCCACAAGTTAAGTGAGATATTCAAATGGACTCATTTTGTTACAGGCCAAATCCTACAGGTGGTTAGAACTGCCAATGGAGCTCAGTACATCattcaaccacagcagcaagtgGTTCTACAGCAACAGGTTATACCACAGATGCAACCTGGTGGGGTACAGTCTCCTGTTATTCAGCAAGTAAGATTGTTTGGTTAACTAAGGGGAATCTTCCAGGTCACTTTGCAGGTATCATGTTAGCACAAAAATGGGAGAgttaagggaaaggagatgggtgTGAGGAGAAGTATTTATAATTAGGGACAGAGCAAACATTGTTTTTGTTGTGACTGTGGCATAATTGATTTCAGTAAAGTTAAACAATAACTCACTTAAAAGATTAAACACTGCTGACACCTTGTAGATGAAGAAATGAATGGTGTTTATCTACTGAACTAGTTGTATGTATTCATAATAAAGCTAGCACGTTGCTTTCTTCTATAACACATCAGCATAATGAAATCAAGCAGGATTAGGGGCAGCTCTTTTTGGAAACGGCTTCAGTACAATCCCTTATTGCCTTACCCATCTGCTTTGTGTTTGAGGAAAGAGGCCAACATGGATTTGAACAGTCTAAACAAATATGAGGCATCCTGACTAGAGAATCCATTGCTACTTATGAAGATGCATTAGATACTGCTTAGTccttttttagctgctgccacCTTATGAAGCAAAACAATGGAGACAAACTTGAGTCCTCCCTCTGTTGCACTGGAGGAAGATAGTGGAATGGAAGGAGGACTCAAGTTTGTCTCCATTGTTTTGCTTCATGAGGTGGCAGCAGCTAAAAAGGACTAAGCAGTGTCTAATGCTAGCTGTTAATCAAAGTAGGCTATATTTTAGTAAATGCCAAGTTCTTAATAATTATTTCCTCACTAATTATTGAACATAAATATTCATATGCAAGGTTTGCAAGAAACAGAAGTagattgtcttgcttgttttattACAGAAACAAAAACTGAGACTTAAGTAGGAATTATAGCTGTGATACAATagcttttgttttaattatttttgcttAGGTTTTGGCTCCTATTCCTGGAGGTATCTCACAGCAAACGGGAGTGATTATCCAACCCCAGCAGATCTTATTTACAGGAAACAAAACCCAGGTAATACCTACAACAGTGGCTGCACCCACAGCAACACAAGCACAGATTCCTGCAGCAGGTCAGCAGCAACCTCAGCAGCAAACAGCACAGCCACAGGCACCTTTGGTGCTACAGGTAGATGGAGCGGGTGACACATcatctgaagaggaggaggaagaagaggaagattatgatgatgatgaagaggaggaCAAAGAAAAGGATGGAGGCGAAGATGGCCAAGTTGAGGAGGTAAACTTTGATGTGTCTGCTTCGATTAGACTTTCCCAGCACATATAGATATCATTAATGTGTTAATTCTAGCTGAGTTGGTTGTAGTTTAGGAAAAAAATCTGCTCTTATTAGATAAATGGGTTTGAAAGGTTGGGGgcgggagctcaaagtggtgagCTTTTGTCAGTTAAAGAACATGCATGACTAGGTAATatgcacataccgtatttttcgccctataggacgcactttctcccctcccaaaatgaaggggaaatgtgtgtgcgtcctatggggcgaatgcaggctttcgctgaagcctggagagcgagaggggtcggtgcgcacggacccctcacgctctccaggcttcgcacacctctccgcaagcagcgggaacccagcgctgggctcccactgcttgcggagagttgcctgcatgctgaagcctgcgtcCGCTGaactcagcgcgtccaggcttcgcggacctctccgcaagtagcgggagcactcccgctgcttgcggagagttgcttgcatgccgaagcctgcgcgcactCAGCTCAGCATGTCCAGGCTTCGCgaacctctccgcaagcagcgggagcgctcccgctgcttgcggagagttgcctgcatgccgaagcctgcgcacgcTCAGCTCAGCGTGTccaggctttgcggacctctccgcaagcagcgggagcgctcccgctgcctGTGGAGAGTTGcttgcatgccgaagcctgcgcgcgctcagctcagcgcgtccaggcttcgcggacctctccgcaagcagcgggagcgctcccacagcttgcagagagctgcctgtttgggggctggggtcaggggaagctcgagcttcccccgccccagccccgcgcctgggggggaaataatttccccccctttatttccccccccaaaaactaggtgcgccttatgggacggtgcgtcctatagggcgaaaaatacggtatgtatattttaaaacagtAGTGTCTTCATTGTGTAGGACTTCTATATAAATGTGTAATGTTTAATGAATTGGGTCATCTGAATACTCAAATATTTTCTAGGAGCCTCTGAATAGCGAAGATGATGTGAGTGATGAAGAAGGGCAGGAATTATTTGATACTGAGAATGTTGTTGTGTGCCAGTATGACAAGGTAAATCTGACAAATATGATTCCTAAAACCTGCATTGCGTTCTGAAGAAACCATATACTTGAGagaatatgtattttttttatgtttgtattaATAGTGGTAAAAACCTCACTTTCCTAGTACAGTTTGCTGACAATTTAGAGCTGCAATTCTTAGTAAATTTAAGCAGTTAGAATCATTTATTTAAACCTTTAAAACATGTCTCCAGTTAATTTTACATGAGCTTGTAAAAGTTTATTAGAAGTATTCATAATATGgagataagtaaaggtaaaggtacccctgcccgtacgggccagtcttgccagactctagggttgtgcgcccatctcactcaagaggccgggggccagcgctgtccagagacacttccgggtcacgtggccagcgtgacatcgctgctctggcgagccagagccgcacacggaaacgccgtttaccttcccgccagtaagcggtccctatttatctacttgcactcggaggtgctttcgaactgctaggttggcaggcgctgggaccgagcagcgggagcgcaccctgccgcggggattcgaaccgccgaccttacgatcggcaagccctaggcgctgaggcttttacccacagcgccacccgcgtcccaatatggagatagggaatctttttcagcctgagggctgcattgccTTATTGGCAACCTTCTACAGGCTGTATGGCTTCAGCAAATGGGACACAAGGAAAATCCATTGTGTGGCGCAATGGATATGATGCTTATCTCTTTGCAGTGGTCTACATACCAGCCAAGCAAAAGTCAGAGGTGTTCCCACACATACACTCACTTGCATACACACATATGGACACCTCCGTCTGCATCCTCTATCCAAATAAGAGGTGTTGATCACAGTTCAGAGATACATTCCATCCACTCAAATAGGGTGCAGGGCTGATGTGGAgtgtggtttggggagggggcatggccTATGAGAGTCCCAAGAGCCCAAACAGTGAGGCACAAAGAGCTGCTTTTGTTGCGCCCAGGTTCTCTCCCCTTGGTTTAAAAAAGGGATCTTACGCTGCATACAACAGTGTGTGAGCCCCTCTGTGCCTATTCCCTCTGACTATGCATCTTAGAAGGGCTTTAGGGCAATGTGACACAATACGGTGTCATGTTGATTTGAAGTTACTCCAGGAAGCATGGCTGCTTCCCTCTTGCCATACTTCCTAGAGTGGTTTCAGAGCATCACTCTGATGAAACCCTTCTTACTAGGGTTAGTGGAGGGAATGTGTATAAAGCAGTTCACACACCTGTGAGCAGCATAAACCCCTTATCTTAGGGGGTTTCTCGTACATGAAAGACCAGAGATTGAGAGCCAGAAGGAACCTGGTTTGAGCTTCCCTCAAAGTGGACATAATATCTGTCTGGAAGCTCCTGTGGAAGGGGAAGAGGTATTTTTTTCTGAGATCCCTTCTACCTCCAGCTACCCTTCCCATGCTCTTTGGGGCATTTTATCcatccctccagagcagatttgggtgggAGGTTTTTGTTAACAAATGTAGTATTTTAAGCTTGGGATGTTTCTCTTCAACTTTGGCTTCCCTCCTTCAACAGATTCATAGAAGTAAGAACAAGTGGAAGTTTCACCTCAAAGATGGAATCATGAATCTTAATGGAAGAGATTATGTATTTTCCAAAGCTATTGGAGATGCAGAATGGTGAAGTTCCTTACACAAAACAAACTCTCAAAGCAAAAGCAGGAGATTTTGATTCTTGGACATAACACTTCAACAGAAATCTATATCTGCGCATCGGAAAAGAACAGTAGAACCGAGACTGCTAGAACAAAGAAACAGCATGGCGACGTTGACACTACTTCAAATGGGAAAGCTGAGGCATTGGTGCAGCTAGCTATGCCTGAAAGCTGGTTTTGTATTAATACCTTAATTAACCACTTCTTCCTATAGATAAAGGTAACTAGCATGTGAGGCTTAATCTCCCCA
The Podarcis muralis chromosome 1, rPodMur119.hap1.1, whole genome shotgun sequence DNA segment above includes these coding regions:
- the GTF2A1 gene encoding transcription initiation factor IIA subunit 1 isoform X2 → MASSANTNPVPKLYRSVIEDVINDVREVFLDEGVDEQVLVELKTLWENKLLQSKAVDGFHSEEQQLLLQVQQQQQQQQQQQQQQQQQQQQHAHHHHHPQPQPTVQQQSQTQQVLIPATQQAPQQQVIMPDSKLIQHMNASGMSAAATAATLALPAGVTPVQQILTNSGQILQVVRTANGAQYIIQPQQQVVLQQQVIPQMQPGGVQSPVIQQVLAPIPGGISQQTGVIIQPQQILFTGNKTQVIPTTVAAPTATQAQIPAAGQQQPQQQTAQPQAPLVLQVDGAGDTSSEEEEEEEEDYDDDEEEDKEKDGGEDGQVEEEPLNSEDDVSDEEGQELFDTENVVVCQYDKIHRSKNKWKFHLKDGIMNLNGRDYVFSKAIGDAEW
- the GTF2A1 gene encoding transcription initiation factor IIA subunit 1 isoform X1 → METGNALDGQLVSPTHRDRNRCRVAKLQPKLYRSVIEDVINDVREVFLDEGVDEQVLVELKTLWENKLLQSKAVDGFHSEEQQLLLQVQQQQQQQQQQQQQQQQQQQQHAHHHHHPQPQPTVQQQSQTQQVLIPATQQAPQQQVIMPDSKLIQHMNASGMSAAATAATLALPAGVTPVQQILTNSGQILQVVRTANGAQYIIQPQQQVVLQQQVIPQMQPGGVQSPVIQQVLAPIPGGISQQTGVIIQPQQILFTGNKTQVIPTTVAAPTATQAQIPAAGQQQPQQQTAQPQAPLVLQVDGAGDTSSEEEEEEEEDYDDDEEEDKEKDGGEDGQVEEEPLNSEDDVSDEEGQELFDTENVVVCQYDKIHRSKNKWKFHLKDGIMNLNGRDYVFSKAIGDAEW